In Triticum urartu cultivar G1812 chromosome 6, Tu2.1, whole genome shotgun sequence, the following proteins share a genomic window:
- the LOC125515047 gene encoding TVP38/TMEM64 family membrane protein slr0305-like has protein sequence MARVLPLDIEPGEAHRAGETVASTPSSSAVVSCNRIEHSEQNIKDDEYAMLMTPAQHATADNNTEILPQQPKSSHFSWWMTALLVCFLLIMATYIFVKFGAPFAFEKILFPIMKWEASAFGRPVLALVLVASLALFPLILVPSGPSMWLAGMIFGYGWGFVIIIVGTTLGMVGAYWIGSLFRERLLAWLKRWPQQIALIKLAGEGSWFHQFRVVALFRVSPFPYSIFNYAVAVTEIKFSPYVCGSVAGMTPEAFIYIYSGRLIRTLADVKYGKHKLTTVEIVYSIISFVAAAALTAAFTVYAKKSLNNIKGPDDISEDHQPAAGSAGVTALKNGHQDVHIL, from the exons ATGGCACGCGTCCTCCCTCTGGATATCGAGCCCGGGGAGGCGCACAG AGCTGGTGAGACGGTTGCTAGCACGCCAAGCTCTTCAGCTGTGGTGTCATGCAATAGAATCGAGCATTCTGAGCAAAACATAAAGGACGACGAATACGCGATGCTGATGACGCCAGCTCAACATGCAACGGCTGACAACAACACAGAAATTTTACCTCAGCAACCCAAGTCAAGTCACTTCAGTTGGTGGATGACAGCTCTGCTTGTCTGCTTCCTTCTTATAATGGCAACTTATATCTTTGTGAAATTTGGAGCCCCCTTTGCCTTTGAGAAG ATTCTTTTTCCAATCATGAAATGGGAAGCAAGTGCCTTTGGCCGTCCAGTATTGGCTCTTGTCCTCGTCGCATCTTTGGCTCTCTTCCCACTCATTTTAGTCCCCTCTGGACCTTCTATGTGGTTAGCAGGAATGATCTTCGGTTATGGCTGGGGTTTCGTGATTATTATTGTTGGGACTACTCTTGGCATGGTTGGGGCATATTGGATCGGCTCATTGTTCCGCGAGCGACTACTT GCATGGTTAAAGAGATGGCCTCAGCAGATAGCTCTAATAAAGCTTGCTGGCGAAGGGAGTTGGTTCCACCAGTTTCGAGTGGTTGCACTATTCAGAGTCTCACCGTTTCCATACTCGATTTTTAACTATGCCGTGGCCGTGACAGAAATCAAATTCAGCCCTTATGTATGTGGTTCAGTTGCCGGAATGACACCTGAGGCATTCATCTATATCTATAG CGGGCGGTTGATACGTACGTTGGCCGATGTGAAGTATGGCAAGCATAAGTTGACTACAGTGGAGATAGTCTACAGCATAATCTCGTTCGTCGCTGCCGCTGCCCTCACGGCCGCCTTCACAGTTTACGCCAAGAAGTCGCTAAACAACATAAAAGGCCCAGATGATATCTCAGAGGACCACCAACCTGCTGCTGGCTCTGCTGGGGTGACTGCACTAAAAAATGGCCATCAGGACGTGCATATCCTGTAG